Proteins encoded by one window of Pseudanabaena sp. BC1403:
- a CDS encoding DUF2656 domain-containing protein, with protein sequence MSNSAKGRMLLSHNFDVSTNIAPALSREEFAEVFRLGLGDRPSCQTRLVNHPHWTVEILFDHDQNSPKQIGEFCAQALADQRIRQGLDRQSLPEILVLGGVKTTPPTSDSPDALQTGDWGVDVVETSVGATFLQGISWESTIASKPVDEIFKVELKDLTYG encoded by the coding sequence TTGAGTAATTCAGCTAAAGGGCGAATGCTGCTCTCCCACAACTTTGATGTTTCAACCAACATAGCACCAGCCCTTAGCCGTGAAGAGTTTGCTGAAGTATTTCGGCTTGGTTTAGGCGATCGCCCATCTTGCCAGACGCGATTAGTTAATCATCCCCATTGGACTGTCGAAATTTTGTTCGATCACGACCAAAATTCGCCCAAGCAAATTGGCGAATTTTGTGCTCAGGCTCTTGCCGACCAACGTATCCGTCAAGGGCTAGATCGTCAATCTTTGCCAGAAATTTTAGTCTTAGGCGGTGTCAAAACCACGCCTCCCACCAGTGACTCACCAGACGCTTTGCAGACTGGTGATTGGGGTGTAGATGTTGTTGAGACATCAGTGGGGGCTACCTTTTTGCAGGGTATTTCTTGGGAATCGACGATCGCATCGAAACCCGTTGATGAGATTTTTAAGGTAGAACTAAAGGATTTAACTTATGGATAG